The genomic window GCGTAGTAGTGCTTTTCAAAATCTTCCTATTATCATTGTTAGTGCTGATACCAATAAAATTAAAGACGCACAAGAAAAAGGAAATATTGCCAATGATTTTTTAGCAAAGCCTTTTAGTCAGGACGATCTAATGACCATTATCAAGAAACACCTAAAATAAAAAAATATCGTTATATCAAAACCTGAGTTTTCACGGAGGAAAACTATGCATAATTGGGATAAAGTTAAAAGAGTTAATCCTCTGTAATTTCTTCTTTTTACAATCTTAATCTTCTGTAATTACCATGAAAAATATCTTAATTATCGATGACATACAATCTGAATTAACTCTGCTAAAAAACTATTTAACTAAAGCAGGTTATACCGTTGTAACAGCGACCAATGGACAAGAAGCTTTAGAGAAAATCTCTCAGAAAAAACCTGATGTTATTGTTACAGATTTGATGATGCCAGATATGGGAGGATTAGATTTATGTCGTAAGCTAAAAAAACAAACGGATACGGTTGATATTCCCATCGTTGCTTGTAGCGCAAAAAATAGAGAAGTCGATAAAATGTGGGCTTTTAAACAAGGGGTGAAAGCTTATGTAACTAAACCCTGCACTCAAGAAGACTTGGTGGATGTTTTGCAGTCAGTTACAGCATAAAAAAGGATGTCATCAACCAATTTATCAACTAAGTTAGAAACCTTACTACCTCACTTATTCAACCCCCAAACCATTCCAGGGGAACCCTACTTACGGTTTCAATTAACATCGGAAATATCAGGGGTTATTTCGATGGATAAGGTACAAGAAACTATTGTTATTCCTTCATCACAAATCA from Crocosphaera subtropica ATCC 51142 includes these protein-coding regions:
- a CDS encoding response regulator transcription factor, encoding MKNILIIDDIQSELTLLKNYLTKAGYTVVTATNGQEALEKISQKKPDVIVTDLMMPDMGGLDLCRKLKKQTDTVDIPIVACSAKNREVDKMWAFKQGVKAYVTKPCTQEDLVDVLQSVTA